The sequence TGGAGGCTGCCAGCTGAAGGTGATCCCAAGAGGTCTGGCCTTGACTTGAGGGACAGGACAGGAAGTCTTGTTCAGCCCTAGATAATAATTGTAATACAAACAGCTACAATTTATTGTTTACTTTGTGCGAGGGGAAACTGGGGCCACCTCATCGTTAACTGGGCCACCTTATTGTACCCTCCCAACCGGACTGGAGGGTGGGCATTCCTGACTGCCCCTTCTTGCCAATGAGTAAATCCAGccacagagagagaaagctgcCAGTGCAAAGTCATATGGCCAATGAGAAATGGGAAGGTAGGGTGACGGCTTGCAATAAATCGTAACACTGGAGCAGAGAGGTGCTGATGTGGCGGGAGCAATGCAGCTCTTGGGTGCTCACTATCCCCCCTAATGTGAAATCTGGCTATAAACCTTAAACCTTGATGTTCCACCCAGGCAAGGCTGGGGTGAACCCCCCTGCGACGAACCCAAAGCCCAAAAGAGGTGTCCAGGGGGAGCGCATGGATCTCCCAAACCTCCATCAGCTTCCAAAGCATCCCCCAGTGAAACCTGGAAGGAAAATTGTGGTTTTACTGACTGCACAGCTTCAAGACAAGTCCTCCCGGAACGGACTGCCCCCCTCAAAGAAACAGATCGCAACTCCAGAGCCCCCAGCTCGACCCCACTAGGAGCCCTCCCGGTAATACAAGGGTTCTGGCGAATGGTACATAGACGGAATGTAGAGGGAGGCTGTGGGCAAATAAACTGAGACAGGGCCGCCCGGGCGTGGGGAGGCAGGATCTCCTCGCAGCTAGTTTACCGGGCCTTTCCCTTCCCCCGCGCAATCTCTGCAAAACCCGGGGGAAATGGTGCTGGTAGCGCCTAATGGGCCTCCCCGCCACGGTCCGAGGTGAGGGCTCAAGGGGCCCTGGCGAACCCCAGCGCGTGTCCCGGGAGGTCCCCAGGCCGCTGGGGAGGGAGCTCCCTCCACCGCGGCCCCCTCCGTGTTGGGGCGGGACCAGGGGGCGGAGCGGGCCGGTGACCGCGGTGACGTCCCGCCCGCTTTTATAGAGGCGCCCCGGGGGCGCAGGGACCTTGCTTCGTCGCTGCCACCGCCACAGCGTCCACCTCCTGCCCCGCCACCGCAGCTCCCAGCATCAGAGACACTGCCGCCGCGTCCACACAGTGCCACTGCCATGCGCGAGATCGTGCACCTGCAGGCGGGCCAGTGCGGCAACCAGATCGGGGCCAAGGTGCGCGGGGGACGGGGCCCCGGGAGGCGGCCGAGAGGAGCGGAGCAGGTCCTAGAGCTCCGCAGAGTTACCCGATCTTGGGCCTTTTGGGGGACGGGGTCGTCAGGAGGCCAGCGCCCCAGGGACGGTGGGGAAGGGGGTGCAGGGGCCGGGCCAGGCTGGGAACAAAGAGGCTGATGGGGGTTGGGGCCCAGTTTTCTGTCCGCTGGCCACAGCTGGCTTCACAGCTGGCCCACTGTCCCCTGCACACGCACAAAGAGACCCAGCCCATCCCCACCGGCTGCAGCCAGACCGAACTGACAGGAGCGGCTTGCCTGGGGTGATGACtgcttcaccccacccccacctctcccttCTTGCTGTTTcatccctgcctccccaccaTGCCTCTAGGTACCCCATTCACCTTGCTGGGGTATAGGTGGCAGCCAGGGAAGTGATTGGGGGTCCTGAGTCCAGAAGATGGAAGCCCGGGGCAGGCCTGGACCCCTGCCCCCCTCTCTTGGTTCttaccactgccaccaccatccCTCTAGTTCTGGGAGGTGATCAGTGATGAACATGGCATAGACCCCACAGGAACATACCATGGGGACAGTGACCTTCAGCTGGAGAGAATCAACGTGTACTACAATGAGGCCACAGGTAGGGCATAGGGATGCCTGTGGGAGTGGGGatggagaggggctgggaggggacagcATGCTGGTTTCTGGCTCTTAccccagctgccttccatctgcTTCCCTGCAGGAGGAAATTATGTACCCAGAGCTGTGCTGGTGGACCTGGAGCCAGGCACCATGGACTCAGTTCGCTCTGGCCCCTTTGGCCAAATCTTTCGGCCTGACAACTTCGTGTTTGGTGAGTCCTGGGCAGAAAACACAGTCAGGGAAGGCCCCTCATTCCTTTCATTTCCAAACACTTGGCAAAATTTTTCCACCTATCATCAGAAACTCAATGGTGACCGTGGGGCCCCACAGCCCAGTGGGGAAGGCCGGCAGGGCAGTCAGCATTGTGATGGGAGATGCATCCGATACAGCGGGGTGGGTGTGggtagggaaggcttcctgaaggaggtggcATTTTAATTTAACAGTATTGACCAACACCAGACCACTTGCATGCAAATCCTAGTTCTTCCACTTCATGCATTggacaaatacttattgagcacctactgcatacCAGGCCCTACTGTATCCCCTGGGGATACAGctgagaacaaaacagacaaagctttttgcaccccctccccccaccaacctGACATCCCGGTGGACGGAGGTGGGATgagaatataaataagtaaaactcaGGCGCTGATCCTCTCAGCTAGGTGACTTTGGTGGGCTCCTGAGTCTCTCTGTACCTgtctcctcatctttaaaacagggaTTATAATAAGGTCTACTTTGCAGGACTGTGAGGCTTAAAGCCATTGGTATGTGTAAAAAATTTAGAACAATCCCTAGCACAGAGGAAAAGGTAAATaagcatttgttgttgttttcattatcattgttattattaatatctgcAGCCTAAATGATGAGTAGGACCTGAAGTGACCAAAGGGCATTGAGGGGAGGAAAGATGTGCaaggtggagggaacagctgCTGGGTGAAGGAGTCAAAGATGGAAGCAAAGAGGAtgattaataataacaaaattataataatttacattatatgtaataacaattttattatttttattcatctacTTGGATGGCTGGGGATGGGCTCGCCCCACAACTGCCTATGTGTCCCCTTCCCTCTTCAGGCCAGTCGGGAGCTGGCAACAACTGGGCCAAAGGCCACTACACAGAGGGCGCGGAGCTGGTGGACGCTGTCCTGGACGTGGTGCGGAAGGAGGCTGAGAGCTGTGACTGCCTGCAGGGCTTCCAGCTGACCCACTCCCTGGGGGGAGGAACAGGGTCGGGCATGGGCACACTGCTCATCAGCAAGATCCGAGAGGAGTTCCCGGACAGGATCATGAACACCTTCAGCGTGGTGCCCTCGCCCAAGGTGTCCGACACCGTGGTGGAGCCCTACAACGCCACGCTGTCCGTGCACCAGCTGGTGGAGAACACCGACGAGACCTACTGCATCGACAACGAGGCCCTGTACGACATCTGCTTCCGCACCCTCAAGCTGACCACGCCCACCTACGGCGACCTCAACCACCTGGTGTCGGCCACCATGAGCGGGGTCACCACCTGCCTGCGCTTCCCGGGCCAGCTCAACGCTGACCTGCGCAAGCTGGCCGTGAACATGGTGCCCTTCCCGCGCCTGCACTTCTTCATGCCCGGCTTCGCCCCGCTCACCAGCCGGGGCAGCCAGCAGTACCGCGCCCTGACGGTGCCCGAGCTCACCCAGCAGATGTTCGACGCCAAGAACATGATGGCCGCCTGCGACCCCCGCCACGGCCGCTACCTGACTGTGGCGGCCGTGTTCCGGGGCCGCATGTCCATGAAGGAGGTGGACGAGCAGATGCTGAGCGTGCAGAGCAAGAACAGCAGCTACTTCGTGGAGTGGATCCCCAACAACGTGAAGACGGCCGTGTGCGACATCCCGCCGCGCGGCCTCAAGATGGCCGCCACCTTCATCGGCAACAGCACGGCCATCCAGGAGCTGTTCAAGCGCATCTCGGAGCAGTTCACGGCCATGTTCCGGCGCAAGGCCTTCCTGCACTGGTACACGGGCGAGGGCATGGACGAGATGGAGTTCACCGAGGCCGAGAGCAACATGAACGACCTGGTGTCCGAGTACCAGCAGTACCAGGACGCCACGGCAGAGGAAGGAGAGTTCGAGGAAGAGGCCGAGGAGGAGGTGGCCTAGGGTCACCTCATTCACTTTAtgtctgcccccagcccccaggctgcTTACTTTGACCCTTAGAGCCCTCCTTGGGTCCCCAGGAACCCCGCATCACCTCCAAGACTGACTGACCTCTGGCCCTTTGACCCTACTACCTTCACTTCACACCTGACCTGTCATCCTTTGACCCCTGAGCCCCACTTTGTCTCCTACCCCCTTGAGCTCTCCCAACTTCAACTCCGGCCAAGAGCCCTGCTTCACCTTTGACCCCACAATCCTCACCTTTAACTCCATGAGCCCTCCTTCACCTCGCCTTTGACTTTACCCACGAACCCAACGCACCCCCAGGCCAATAAGCCCCAGTTTACTTTTGACCCCCTACCTTAGAGCCTCCCTTCACCTCTGACTTTCCCTCACCTTTGCTCCCACAAGCCCACTTGCCCTCTGACCCCGCCTTCTCTCTGGCTCCTGTAACTCTGTTTGGTCTCTGAGCTCACTCCCCTCAGCTCCAACTGACCTTGGCTTTCCATGGGGTGGTAAAGGAGTGCCACAGGGGGAGAAGGAAGCCCTGGAGCATGTGGACAAGAGAGGCTGGGCCCCCAACCCTCCCCACACTTCTCCCCGCTGCCTGACccacaataaataaatagttgtCCTGCCATGTTTCTGCCAAGTTCCTTTTTTTATCTCTCCAACAAGCAAGGGCTCCCTCCTGTGGGACGGCCAACAAGCAAGGGCTCCCTCCTACAGAATGGAGGTGGGCACCAAGGGGACATCTAATCTGGGGGTCAGGGGTAGGGGGTCAgaagttttggagtcagacagaccaggCTATGCCACTAATTAACTGTGTCGCGTTGAATAAGCCACTTGCCCTCTCTGATCCTCAATTTTCTCACTTATAATGGGATCATGTGCTTCCCCCTTCCATgatcccacccacccacccaagggATGTTTGTGAGGATTCGAGGAGATCTTGtgagcagagtgcctggcacagtgggtGCTTGCCAATGGAGCTGCTGCCATTTTCTGTGGGGCATCTTGCAAGTATGGAAAGCAGAGGAGGGAATCTCTAGGGAAGAATGCTGAGGAGATGGCAGCCTGGGGCTAGCACCCAAGGGTCAGTCCTGCCAGAATAACAGTCACTAACATGGATGGAGCTCTTCAATGTCCTGGCACATGTCTCATCTCATGTAACTCTCACACCAACTGTGTAATGTCTGAGCTTTTATCTTCTTTCAAACAAAGGTTATGATAGACAAGGTGTATCAGCTTTTTCTGTGTAACAAACTATCCCAAAATGTTAGGGGCTTAAAACagcagttatttattttgtttccaaatctGTAATTTGGGCAGGGCTTGGCAAGGCAGCTCATCTCTGCTCCCTTTGGCATCAGGTACAGAATCTCAGCTGGAGGCTGAGGAATCTACTTTCAAGGTGGCTCAGTCACATGGCTGCCAACTTGATGCCAACTGTTGGCTGGGGATTCAGCAGGGGCAGGTAGGAGGGCATCAGTACCTCTCCACAGtctgcttgggcttcctcacagcatgatGGCCGACCCCTTCTCCTCAAGAGCAAGTATCCCAGGAGAGCAAGCAGAATGCATTG comes from Rhinolophus ferrumequinum isolate MPI-CBG mRhiFer1 chromosome 18, mRhiFer1_v1.p, whole genome shotgun sequence and encodes:
- the TUBB4A gene encoding tubulin beta-4A chain; this translates as MREIVHLQAGQCGNQIGAKFWEVISDEHGIDPTGTYHGDSDLQLERINVYYNEATGGNYVPRAVLVDLEPGTMDSVRSGPFGQIFRPDNFVFGQSGAGNNWAKGHYTEGAELVDAVLDVVRKEAESCDCLQGFQLTHSLGGGTGSGMGTLLISKIREEFPDRIMNTFSVVPSPKVSDTVVEPYNATLSVHQLVENTDETYCIDNEALYDICFRTLKLTTPTYGDLNHLVSATMSGVTTCLRFPGQLNADLRKLAVNMVPFPRLHFFMPGFAPLTSRGSQQYRALTVPELTQQMFDAKNMMAACDPRHGRYLTVAAVFRGRMSMKEVDEQMLSVQSKNSSYFVEWIPNNVKTAVCDIPPRGLKMAATFIGNSTAIQELFKRISEQFTAMFRRKAFLHWYTGEGMDEMEFTEAESNMNDLVSEYQQYQDATAEEGEFEEEAEEEVA